The Macadamia integrifolia cultivar HAES 741 chromosome 4, SCU_Mint_v3, whole genome shotgun sequence genome contains the following window.
TGCTTGGTTGTCAGATTCATTCTGCAGAATATTGGTTTATCTTGCCAGCgctcattttcatttttcaagctTGCCTACTACAGATCTTTTCCCTGTGTAGGTCCGGATTGATGCTAGAATAAATTCAATTGAGAGGAGGCCACATGAACCACAATGCACCTGCCGGTTTAATGTAACCTTCCATACAACACATCGTCGGAATGGAAAACTTTGTAAGGGGATCAGGGATGTGGGAATTGATGATATTGCAATAATACAACGACTGCAGAGAAAACCTTGTGAAGATGGGTATCACCGATGGAGCTATTCTCAGGACTGCCCTTCTGCAGTTGAATCTAAATTGTTCCGGGGTCAATTCTCTTCAGATATTTCATGGCTACTTGTTACCTCCATTTGGAAGGGACTAAAATTTGATTTAAGATCAGTGCAGAGCAAGATTGTCTATCAAATTTTGTATGGTGATGATCATGATGTGTGTTCTTCAGATACTGCCAACAATGTAGCCATAAATTTCCAAATGGACAATGGAATTATTAGACCATTTACCAGGACTTTTATTCCTGTAGATACATTTGTTTCAGGTAGTTCCATTGAGGCTTGTCCTGTTCATGATCTGCAGGAAGATGACTCATTGCAGCTTTATGATCCCATGGAGTTGCGGCGTTCCAAACGCAGAAATGTTCAACCTGAGCGTTTTGTAAGTTACAgagggttttcaaaaccaaagcCTTCTATTGTTGAGACAGAGGAAGACAAGATAAACGGATGGAAAGAGAACAGAACATTGTCCATAATATTGCATCAGGCAGATAATGTCCATTTGATGCATAGTGAGTCTTTCAGACGGTCTATTGGTGGTGAAATGATAATTGAAGATTGCAATGGTGAAAATATGATAGAAGATAGTGCAGGTGAAAATTTTGTTGAATATAGTATGTGTGAAAATATGGTTGAAGATAGTGAGGTTTACTACAGGAAGAAGTCCCCAGTGAATCAAAGCAACGTCAAATCAAGAGACTTTATGTCAGGTGCAGATActagaatgaaaaataaaatattgcttCTTGAGAATCATGAGATGGATGGAGGTACTGCTGCTCCTTATGGTAGACCCAAAGCAGACAACGGCTTGTTTTCAGGAGATTCACACTTTTCATTCCCAGTTTACGCATCAcggaaaaacaagagaaaattgaAGTCTCCCATCAGCAACTGTACTGTTTCCACCCCAAGAGTTTCCTCCGATATTCCTCTTACATCTGAAAGTGTTTCTCTGTTGCATCCACAGGATTATCCCCCAATTCAGATTATTGGAAACCCCCAAAAAATGGTTTCTTGGGTTTTTTCTGAGCATAGTCATAGGCATGGATCATCTGTAATGGGAGAAAAAACTCTATTGCGGAAAAGATTCGAGGAAATGCAAGAAAAAAGATGCAGAAAAATGGAAGTAACATGGAAGGTGAAAGGTTCAAATAAGAAGCATCTAAGAAGAGTAAGTAACCTATTCTGCTCAAAAAGAGATAGGTCTGGTGAAACAAGAACTAGGAGAAATGCCTTCTTAAGTACAAGTGAGTACAAGAAAATGATAGACAGGTTTATGAAGAACATAGAGTCTGAGATCAAGAGAGAACACCCACATGCTGCTGCTCAGTGGGAAGCAATGCGGGGAATGAATTGTTCAAACCAAAGATGGCGTGACAAATGCACACCTGTTCTTAATGATCAGACAGAAAACTCAGAGCTTGAACTTTTGTGGAAAGAAATGGAGTTTTCAATGGCAACAGTTAATTTTATTGGAGACAGTCAGGTTCATATCttctaaaatattttgaattgtTGCTTTCGTGGTTGATGTAATACTcggttttttcttttggtcttTGGATAACCTAACCAGCTGGCTGGTGGCCCATAGGCAGGGGGTGGGGAGGAGggatatatatagatataggtGGTAAGGAATGGAGAGTCAACCATAAGACCTACTTGGTCTTACACCAAAGGCTGCCACCACTGAGCTACAAGCTCATTCCCATGTAACAGTTGGTTGATTAGTACTGACATCTACTCTGTTCTTTTGTAAGTGCCTCGTACATGATTAGCAACTAAACATTTGCATGGAATCTTATATAACATTATGAGGTTCAATAACCCACTTCTTTCTCACTTATCTTTCAGACATTATATGACCTCCGTGTTCTGCATTAGTTAGTCATCTTTTAGGTGGCAAACATAAGAGTATTAGATTGTATTAGTACCTTCTTAATAATTTtacttgttcttttcttttaatcatgTAAAAATTTCCGAGTTGACATATTCTCCGTGACCAAATCTAACATGGTACTTGTTTTGCAATTTTGACATTATAAACTGTATACAACATTTTATTAACCAACCTGTGTCCTAGAAATTTATTGAAGTGACATTTATAGTGCTCACTCTTTGTTTTGAGAGAATTTTCCAACTAACGGTACTGATACATTCTGTTTATTCTCTTCAAACGTCTGCAATTCCATTTCCAAAGGATATCAGATTTATTAACTTGGAGGCTCCTTCTGCTACACATCcctcccaaaataaataaaattatccGTGGGTGCACAGAAGCAAGGATTTTATCTTTTCTCCATCTTTCAGTTTACTCTCCCACGTAATTTTATTTCATCTCAGTCAGAATGCACTTTTCTTTCCTAAATGCAAATTTTATGTCAGCTCAAGAAGGCTTTATATGCAGAAGGGCATGCAGTTAAGTTGGGAGTGGGAGGGGGTTAGGGCATGTAGTGTCCAGTTTTAGATTTCCTAaggaaaaaaactgaaatttaaatatGATGTCTTGAACCTGAATTCAAGCAAGTTTACCTCAATTCTATATGTTTCATCTGATTCATTATGATTGAACAATTTTCAGGGATCAAGGCTGGATACCTGTGATGAGGTTGCCAAGAAGTCAAGCAAAGATTATGGCCATTCGTGCCACCATGAATTTAAGATGGATGAAGAAGTTGGACTTGTATGCAAATTATGCAGCTTTGTGAGCACTGAAATAAGAGATGTTTCACTGCCATTTGTAAGTCGAGTTAGCAACTCAAGCAGAAGTATTTCCTTCTACTAGTAATTTAAGGTGCCACAGGGTAGACCATGGAGACCTTTCTTATATGATGTACCAACATTCATTCCAAGCAGTGCTGGCGCACATGTGGGGAAGGTAGAATTGATCCCCGCTAAAAGATCTGGCTAAAAGACAACGAGATTGAATTATAGAAGCTTTTCCTTTTCAGGTGTTATTCCTGTACTTTTGGACAGTTGAAAAAGAAGTTGCATTAGggtgtaaaaagaaaaaaaaaagttgtcatTTTTTGCCGAAGATCTAGGTTGGGAACATCAAAGAGTTCCATCCTGCTCTAGCCGGATGACCACCCAATGGGGCTGCTACTTAGAGGCTTCCTTGAAATATATAGTTGATTTGTGTTTGCTAATGTTTCATTGCTCTTTGCAGTTTCAAAATACAGGTTGGATTGCAAAGAAGTATCTTCATGATGAAGAATTGAGGTGGGCCACTGCTGGACATGAGGGTCAAGATATTTTTGGCAATCCTGGTTCTTCAGAGGAAATACCATTATCAAAAAGGAGTGACAATGTTTGGGCCATGATACCAGAATTGAGAATGAAGTTACACTCCCACCAAAAGAAAGCTTTTGAATTTCTATGGAAGAACATTGTCGGGTCTTTGATACCTGCTGAGATGGAACAATGTTCCAAAAGAACAGGTGGTTGTGTAATCTCACACTCTCCAGGAGCTGGAAAAACTCTGGTTATAATTGCATTCCTCGAAAGCTACTTGAAAATGTTCCCTGGAAAACGACCATTAATCCTTGCTCCAAAGACCACTCTATACACCTGGtacaaagaaatgaagaagtggGATGTATCATTTCCAGTTTACCAAATCCATGTTCGGGCAAACTTCAGGCACGGGATTCTTAATCATGAAGTGGAAGAGCCTGTGGGTGATCGCAGACCCAACCTATTTGATCAGCATGTTATGGACTGCCTagagaaaattcaaaaatggCATGAACACCCAAGTATTTTGCTCATGGGATACACCTCCTTTCTAACATTGACACGAGATGGATCAAAGTACGAACACAGGAGGTATATTGGTAGAATCTTGAAACGAAGCCCAGGAATTCTTGTTCTTGATGAAGGCCACAACCCAAGGAGTACTAAATCAAGGTTAAGAAAAGCTCTAATGAAAGTGAAGACGGATTTGAGAATTTTGCTTTCAGGGACACTGTTTCAGAATAATTTCAGTGAGTATTTCAATACTCTCTGCTTGGCTAGACCAGTCTTTGTCTATGAGGTGTTAAGGAAACTGAACCCAAACACAAAATATCGGAAGGAGAGGAAATGCTACAATTCAATGGAGACATTGGCTAGAAGATTTTTCACAGAGAAgattgcaaaaaaaataaaatcaaaattggtgGAAGAAAGAAGGCGTGGCCTGAGCAGGTTGAGGAAAATTACAAAAGGGTTTATAGATGTATATGAAGGTGGAGTTCAAGACTCACTCCCAGGATTACAAAGTTACACACTTTTGATGAAATCGACAGTCATCCAACAAGATCTTCAAACTAGACTACAAAACCAAAAAGTTGCATACAAAGGATATCCTCTAGAACTGGAATTGTTGATTACTCTTGGGTCCATACATCCTTGGCTTATCACAACTGTGGCATGTGCTGATAAATACTTCACCATGGAGGAACTACAAGACCTTAAGAAACATAGACTTGATCTGAAGAAAGGGTCGAAGGTTAGATTTGTTGTGAGCCTTGTGCAGAAGTGTATCATGAAGATGGAGAAGGTTCTGATCTTTGCCCATAACATTGCACCCATAAGCCTATTTGTTGAAATATTTGAGATGATCTTTGGCTGGCAGATGGGAGAGGAAATACTGGTCCTTCAAGGTGATCAAGAATTATATGAACGTGCAAGGGTTATGGATAAATTTGAAGAATCAGATGGGCCTTCAAGAGTACTTCTTGCTTCAATCACAGCATGTGCCGAAGGCATTAGTTTGACTGCTGCTTCACGGGTTGTCTTGTTGGATTCAGAATGGAACCCATCCAAGACGAAGCAAGCAATTGCACGGGCATTCAGGCCTGGTCAGGAGAGGATAGTCTATGTCTACCAGCTTTTGGCGTCAGGGTCACTGGAAGAAGAAAAGTATGGTAAGACCACATGGAAGGAATGGGTCTCAAGTATGATTTTTAGTGAGGCTATTGTGGATGATTCTTCTCACAAGCAGGTTGAGAACATCGATGACGACGTTCTGAGGGAGATAGTGGAGGATGATCAAGCCGAATTGTTCCACACGATAATGAAGCACGATAAGCTTTCAAATGGTTTGGATAGAGGGAAAGCAGCTGAAATTTTTCTAGGCAAGTAAACTTGGTTCTTATGTAGTTTTTGTGTTTTGTTGGATCAACCACTTGGTTTGTTTGGAAAAGATACAATCACAAAATCAGTCGGTCGTTTAAGAAATGCTGAATGAGACTCGGGCATGGAGATCCTTTGAAGAGTTTGAATATACATAGATTACTCTTCTAGTCTTGATTTCATTATAGGGTTCCCTTTGGTTCAAATTCTATATACAATTCAAGCATCAAAAGTTTTTAATCCATTGTTGAAATCACCCAACCATCACAAAAATAGCTGTcacacttaaaaataaatatgttgaaagaaagaaagaataaatgTGTCACTTGTacaattaattttttcttgaactatgttacaaaagataaaaacaacTATCAATCTTCAGACTGCTAGTAtgcaacaaaatataaaaacaacTATCATTCTTCACACTGCAAGCTTGTCTTAATATTCTGCAATGTGCATGAAATAAGAGTAGTAACAGTTTCTACCGACTCCATAGTTAGTTTGGCTGTAGGTGAGCTCTTATTTGCTAGGATTTGAAATGCTATAGTGAGCAAAGATCCCCCTTCCATTGTCTTCTCCTCTGGCTTAGAAGTGATCACTAGAGGCCTTGTCTCAAGCCCATCTGGAAGAATTGAAAAACCTGAAGGCAATATAGCAATGCTGCTCGAGTCGCAACCTGTCATCACTGATTGCATCCCTGTAATGTCTACTGGAGCATAGACAACCATTGATTCAAAAGCATTTGTGCAACTATCTTGGAGTATCCACATACTattctcttttgattttgtcGCCTGAATTCAACAAGCTCATATATATTAGACACAGTTTAGCATTTAGCAAATCATGTAGATGTAGATAATTAATCCTAGGATATATGTCAGTAGTTATTGAACTCACTTGAAGGGTCACTGCATTACCGCGGTCCTGTCCTTTGGCCAAGTTTGCTATTGATTGAGCTGGACCTCCAGTTGACATGATGTCCCACTGAGATTAATTCAACAAGGTTAGTTAATTTGATTGATAAGTAGGAAGTGAAGATCATATAACTTAAGAAGAGGGGAGGGGATAAATTAAGCAGTCTCACCTCGTTTCGTCTAGTTTCATCTCTTAAAAAATCAAATAGGACATGAGGAGATACAGACAAACAAACAGAAGAAACTGCACATAAGATCACCCCTAGAGGTTCTGCTGGGTCATTCAAGTTCTTCCTAGAAGCAACTCTTATGTCATCTCCTCCCTTTGTTGAGATCTTGGTCCATGTGTGAAAGCTGGATGCACCCAATGAACGACAAAAGCTACATGTCATTCTCTGTGCTAACTTCAAAATGCTTTTCCTCCCAGCTAGAGTAGCAATGCCTAGGTTCAAGAAAGcataaaaatttgaattttatccaACTTAAAGATTCAGACATATTCAAAGTGATAATTTGAGGTGAAGAAATTGGAACTTATACCAATTGAATCCTTAGTGGGAACATTAGTAGCCATGAAGAAAACAAGCCTTTCACATTGAAGTTGCAGAGTTGCCATCCAATGTTTTGCACCAAATGCTAGGCCACTATTAACAATGGAACGAAACATGGTATGAACTGTACTCTTTTGACATTCTAGATGCTCTACCCAGATCACCTGGAAGGAAAACATTTCATGTATTAAAGACTAATTAAGACTGAATTGATGTGAAATCCTGGATGAAGTCCATGGATAAATAGCATTAAATTTGCATATTTGTATGATCATGTACGTACCTTGCAGTGACCATTAGTGTTGTCTTCAATGATGCAACCAGATGGGCGTTTTCTACATTTGGGTGCATCCATATTTTCTTCAACTTTGTCAATAGATACATCAACTATGGCCCAACGCTCAGCAGTAAATTGTTTGCAATACCTAATGAAATATACCTCTCTTCTTGTCACCATGGGTGTGAGCATTTGCAGCTCCGCAAACATCTGATATCGATAAACTGACGCCAAGGTGAGAAAATTTTCGAAggtagaaaataaattaatccAACAATACCCATCTAGATGTAGAGGTTATCTATTCCAAGGTTTTAAAAACCGGATGCGAATTGGTGGAATCGGCCTATTCAACTCGGTGCCGATTCCATTAACACCAATTCCTTGTGCtctgtgtatgtgtgtgttgggcacagagagagagggataaGGTTACCCACCAGTTGTACAGCACCATTTCTGTTTGCACCTTCACCATTGCAAATAACATCAACATTAGCTGCCTTGGAGATCATGCAGGGAAACATTTCCTTCCATTGATTCTACAAAAACGACATCAACTAGTGAGAACATTGGAATGGATCAAAAGGTACTTGCAGTTCAATTTGCTGATGAATCTATCTTTGCTATGAAAAATTTGGAAACTACCCATCTAGCCCAGCCATTACTGAGTCCCTAAAAGGGTCTTTCAAAAACTCAATACAGGAGGAAATGGAGAGTAACAATGGAGAAATTTGAAAATCTTACCACATCCATAAAAGCTTGAACAAGCCTAGGAAGCTCTACAAAGACGACACCGGTCTCTCTCGAGGCCTCAATCGATGGCCTCACCCGTCCATTGCTTGGATTCTCAACAGAGAAAGCCCGAACATATTCATCATAATTGAGTATCTCGCGACCAGTTTCAACACTCCTGATCCATAATGGTTCACCGGCAGTAGCCATTTTGGTGACCTCTTCCATGGCTTGGTTCACAATCTCCAAAATTCTAGACTTCTCAAGCCCAAAAATTCCTGTATAGTAGTCTAAGGAGCTCCTGTTCTCTTGGTCATTTCCTGCCGAACATGATGAGCTAGGCGATGCCGTCCCTGGTGGATATTTCCCAACGGTTGTTCTTAACTTTTCTACCTACAAATTGAGATTAAATACAAGTTTCTTCAACTGTAATAAGATAATTAAAATCATAATTCAAAACTAGATTCGGTATCTGCAAACCTCTGCTTTCAGTCTTGCATTTTCGATTCGTAATTGCTGTTCTTCAGTGGTTATCGTTGCATCTCTGCTAGAGGTAGCGAAACCACAATTAGGACAGATAGCCTTCTTAATTGTCTCTCTCATGGCTCGATTCTCTTCCCTGAGTTTGTCTATTTCAGATTTCAGTAGAGAATTCTCGTGTCGTTCCTGGATAGCCTGCAACACCCTTAACCAGTCACCATtacaagaagaggaatagatgAAATCCTCAATGCCAAGGAATTGGgttcctagagagagagagagagagagatactaaCACACCTTGATTTGAGTTCTACGGTTTTGAAACCAGAATTTGACTTGCCTAGGAGCAAGACCTAATTGCTTGCTCAGTTGCTGCCTTTGTTTCTCATCTGGATGGGGTGATTCCTTAAATAGACTgcaattacaaatgcaatgaaCAGATTAAGAATGTTAATTATACATTACCTTTGAATCTTCATAAAAAGCTTTTCAATTCTCCTTATTAACATCTTCAAAACCAGATTATACTCCAAAACATATTCAAATTTTCAGTTCATGAacaaaaggaaattaaaaatcAAGGAATGTAATCTAAGAACTATTGACAATGACTATATgactttctacccaaaaaaaaaaaagactatatGACTCGGAAAAATGAGTTGACTCAGTTGATGATTTCTTGATATCTGGGGGGCCCTGATTTCT
Protein-coding sequences here:
- the LOC122075959 gene encoding SNF2 domain-containing protein CLASSY 1-like encodes the protein MAKRHLYRNRHPFDIHPFEAFSHGSWRTIEHIRIRDGTVAMRFETPGFEMDEEVYNGTVRVRSRKAILSDCDCFLRAGIDVCVLLTDPTKDKKFPQSVRIDARINSIERRPHEPQCTCRFNVTFHTTHRRNGKLCKGIRDVGIDDIAIIQRLQRKPCEDGYHRWSYSQDCPSAVESKLFRGQFSSDISWLLVTSIWKGLKFDLRSVQSKIVYQILYGDDHDVCSSDTANNVAINFQMDNGIIRPFTRTFIPVDTFVSGSSIEACPVHDLQEDDSLQLYDPMELRRSKRRNVQPERFVSYRGFSKPKPSIVETEEDKINGWKENRTLSIILHQADNVHLMHSESFRRSIGGEMIIEDCNGENMIEDSAGENFVEYSMCENMVEDSEVYYRKKSPVNQSNVKSRDFMSGADTRMKNKILLLENHEMDGGTAAPYGRPKADNGLFSGDSHFSFPVYASRKNKRKLKSPISNCTVSTPRVSSDIPLTSESVSLLHPQDYPPIQIIGNPQKMVSWVFSEHSHRHGSSVMGEKTLLRKRFEEMQEKRCRKMEVTWKVKGSNKKHLRRVSNLFCSKRDRSGETRTRRNAFLSTSEYKKMIDRFMKNIESEIKREHPHAAAQWEAMRGMNCSNQRWRDKCTPVLNDQTENSELELLWKEMEFSMATVNFIGDSQGSRLDTCDEVAKKSSKDYGHSCHHEFKMDEEVGLVCKLCSFVSTEIRDVSLPFFQNTGWIAKKYLHDEELRWATAGHEGQDIFGNPGSSEEIPLSKRSDNVWAMIPELRMKLHSHQKKAFEFLWKNIVGSLIPAEMEQCSKRTGGCVISHSPGAGKTLVIIAFLESYLKMFPGKRPLILAPKTTLYTWYKEMKKWDVSFPVYQIHVRANFRHGILNHEVEEPVGDRRPNLFDQHVMDCLEKIQKWHEHPSILLMGYTSFLTLTRDGSKYEHRRYIGRILKRSPGILVLDEGHNPRSTKSRLRKALMKVKTDLRILLSGTLFQNNFSEYFNTLCLARPVFVYEVLRKLNPNTKYRKERKCYNSMETLARRFFTEKIAKKIKSKLVEERRRGLSRLRKITKGFIDVYEGGVQDSLPGLQSYTLLMKSTVIQQDLQTRLQNQKVAYKGYPLELELLITLGSIHPWLITTVACADKYFTMEELQDLKKHRLDLKKGSKVRFVVSLVQKCIMKMEKVLIFAHNIAPISLFVEIFEMIFGWQMGEEILVLQGDQELYERARVMDKFEESDGPSRVLLASITACAEGISLTAASRVVLLDSEWNPSKTKQAIARAFRPGQERIVYVYQLLASGSLEEEKYGKTTWKEWVSSMIFSEAIVDDSSHKQVENIDDDVLREIVEDDQAELFHTIMKHDKLSNGLDRGKAAEIFLGK
- the LOC122075961 gene encoding homeobox-leucine zipper protein GLABRA 2-like → MVLDMSNNHPSSRTKDFFASPALSLTLAGGFRDAGTPASVVRSPDVEEGDEESCGGGGGGGRDEMLEISSENTGPGRSDDDGDADALQDDDADDDDKQKKKKRKKYHRHTADQIREMEALFKESPHPDEKQRQQLSKQLGLAPRQVKFWFQNRRTQIKAIQERHENSLLKSEIDKLREENRAMRETIKKAICPNCGFATSSRDATITTEEQQLRIENARLKAEVEKLRTTVGKYPPGTASPSSSCSAGNDQENRSSLDYYTGIFGLEKSRILEIVNQAMEEVTKMATAGEPLWIRSVETGREILNYDEYVRAFSVENPSNGRVRPSIEASRETGVVFVELPRLVQAFMDVNQWKEMFPCMISKAANVDVICNGEGANRNGAVQLMFAELQMLTPMVTRREVYFIRYCKQFTAERWAIVDVSIDKVEENMDAPKCRKRPSGCIIEDNTNGHCKVIWVEHLECQKSTVHTMFRSIVNSGLAFGAKHWMATLQLQCERLVFFMATNVPTKDSIGIATLAGRKSILKLAQRMTCSFCRSLGASSFHTWTKISTKGGDDIRVASRKNLNDPAEPLGVILCAVSSVCLSVSPHVLFDFLRDETRRNEWDIMSTGGPAQSIANLAKGQDRGNAVTLQATKSKENSMWILQDSCTNAFESMVVYAPVDITGMQSVMTGCDSSSIAILPSGFSILPDGLETRPLVITSKPEEKTMEGGSLLTIAFQILANKSSPTAKLTMESVETVTTLISCTLQNIKTSLQCEE